A genomic segment from Nitrospiria bacterium encodes:
- a CDS encoding metalloenzyme: MNNLVYLIIDSARYDSFESAATPTMRNLGRLERRYSYAGWTSPSHFVYLMGMTPHVSPVGVFASEVYKKDYLKWGDRLGISNLAMRDFVPGFWLPQFLKSKGYKTHARVSMPIINPMTVLNASFDSYRLMDRYNEFESMIDDVSFDAGPGFYLLNLGEAHYPYGIPPGEMPPLHGEAGIFKRSGEDVFGHRPDTPDLTGYYFEKKHLDLFRARQIAAIEEVDRLMERLFKKCPPGTHIIITSDHGELFGEDGYFGHGPIMHPKVFEVPFIEGKI, encoded by the coding sequence CCTTTGAGTCGGCCGCAACCCCGACCATGCGGAATCTGGGCCGGCTGGAGCGGCGATACAGCTATGCGGGGTGGACCTCCCCGTCCCATTTCGTCTATCTGATGGGGATGACGCCGCACGTCAGTCCGGTGGGGGTGTTTGCCTCGGAGGTCTACAAAAAGGATTATCTGAAGTGGGGAGACCGGCTGGGAATTTCAAACCTTGCCATGCGGGATTTCGTTCCGGGCTTCTGGCTTCCCCAGTTTTTAAAATCCAAAGGGTATAAAACCCATGCCCGGGTTTCGATGCCGATCATCAACCCGATGACCGTCCTGAATGCCTCGTTCGACTCCTACCGGCTGATGGACCGGTACAACGAATTCGAGTCGATGATCGACGACGTGTCGTTTGATGCGGGTCCCGGATTTTACCTGTTGAACCTGGGCGAAGCGCATTATCCCTACGGCATTCCCCCCGGGGAGATGCCGCCCCTTCACGGGGAGGCGGGTATCTTCAAACGATCCGGTGAAGATGTTTTTGGACACCGGCCGGACACGCCCGACCTGACGGGTTACTATTTCGAGAAGAAACATCTGGACCTCTTCCGCGCCCGGCAGATCGCGGCCATCGAAGAAGTGGACCGTCTGATGGAGCGACTCTTCAAGAAATGTCCTCCGGGAACTCATATCATCATTACCTCCGACCACGGGGAGCTGTTCGGCGAGGACGGCTATTTCGGACACGGGCCGATCATGCACCCGAAGGTTTTCGAGGTCCCCTTTATCGAGGGAAAAATATAG
- a CDS encoding carboxypeptidase-like regulatory domain-containing protein produces MNINALKVTFIVIGVVSLAFMTQGCGKNGGSSPSSLVSGTVGTPPVTPPPPGPTISGTAATGAPIPDAVVTIKDPSGQSKTGTTDDNGKYSIDVTGMTPPFLLKVDPASGASLFSFGLQQTGNVNIHPYTNLMIGIWYKLKGLDVEDAFATMGSTTPVPSAIEVSTLSRITNHILQIWITKQGLAPKSFDFITTPFDTNDPGFDGVLKLTQIDPNTDTVTIYQDSNTNQISTLSWDPSTSAVSVTTDSVTATTAGQVHNSTRTSFVIPTTASLQTALNGVNVALSNVVATANSSNNLIDLAANLAEYFDDGYMQDGFGNDVGAASLATLLQGVAANLKSFSVYRIVSFDGNSNVIQVVPIFSWTQNGDTLLRMVNKGGGGLYFKLHNGSWLIYGNQQSASVGAQGITVNTMSGDLTDGVTQNFQVQVTAPTGTLADVKATVGATDYQLTQWSTVLVDSITSVPKDVFTNVPVLTQIPPLGTSTAFTLTTTAAGPLLFYNDTLDATTTEPIQITNLGGHTLDDAHLDNLLTVEWTLPISFPIGHVELTGLVTADGSSCKVYSQVLGASATSGTITLPATCGGYPVVSNGTSSGPDPAVIQVTVWGVNDEQTQVQYHFR; encoded by the coding sequence ATGAATATCAATGCTCTCAAAGTTACTTTTATCGTGATAGGCGTGGTTTCGCTCGCTTTCATGACTCAGGGTTGCGGGAAAAATGGCGGTTCTTCTCCATCCTCACTCGTCAGCGGCACCGTCGGCACCCCACCCGTCACCCCTCCGCCTCCCGGGCCCACAATCTCCGGAACGGCCGCAACGGGGGCACCCATACCCGATGCAGTGGTGACGATCAAGGATCCAAGCGGGCAATCGAAGACAGGAACAACCGACGACAACGGCAAATACAGCATCGATGTCACCGGAATGACTCCCCCGTTTCTGTTGAAGGTCGATCCGGCCTCCGGAGCATCCCTCTTCAGTTTTGGATTGCAACAAACGGGGAATGTGAATATTCATCCCTATACGAATTTGATGATCGGCATATGGTACAAGCTCAAAGGACTTGATGTTGAGGACGCCTTTGCGACGATGGGAAGCACCACCCCGGTTCCATCCGCGATCGAGGTTTCGACCCTTTCCAGGATTACAAATCACATTCTTCAGATTTGGATTACGAAACAAGGTCTGGCTCCCAAATCGTTTGATTTCATCACCACTCCCTTTGACACGAACGATCCCGGCTTTGATGGCGTCCTCAAGCTCACTCAGATCGATCCGAACACCGATACGGTGACGATTTATCAGGATTCGAATACAAACCAAATATCCACTCTATCTTGGGATCCGTCAACCAGCGCTGTTTCCGTCACCACCGATTCCGTCACGGCCACCACGGCCGGTCAGGTGCATAATAGCACAAGAACCTCTTTTGTGATTCCCACTACGGCCTCGCTTCAAACGGCATTAAACGGAGTGAACGTCGCTCTTTCGAATGTTGTGGCCACCGCTAATTCTTCAAATAATCTCATCGATCTCGCGGCTAATCTTGCTGAATATTTTGATGACGGCTATATGCAGGATGGGTTCGGAAATGACGTCGGAGCGGCTTCGCTTGCGACACTTCTGCAAGGTGTGGCGGCCAATCTCAAATCCTTTTCGGTCTACCGGATCGTTTCATTCGATGGTAATAGCAATGTCATTCAGGTTGTACCCATTTTCTCATGGACCCAAAACGGGGACACCCTGCTGCGGATGGTAAATAAAGGCGGTGGCGGCCTTTACTTCAAGTTGCACAACGGCTCCTGGCTCATTTACGGAAATCAACAGAGCGCAAGCGTCGGCGCACAAGGGATAACGGTTAATACCATGTCGGGGGATTTGACCGATGGAGTCACCCAGAATTTTCAGGTGCAGGTCACTGCGCCGACGGGAACTCTAGCCGATGTCAAGGCAACTGTGGGCGCCACCGATTATCAGCTGACACAATGGTCGACCGTACTCGTGGATTCGATAACTTCTGTCCCAAAAGATGTATTTACGAACGTTCCTGTTCTTACCCAAATTCCTCCCCTCGGGACTTCTACGGCATTTACTCTCACTACTACCGCTGCAGGCCCACTACTGTTCTACAACGATACCCTCGATGCGACAACGACGGAGCCGATCCAGATTACGAACCTGGGAGGGCATACCCTGGACGACGCGCACCTTGACAACCTATTGACGGTCGAATGGACCCTTCCGATCTCCTTTCCGATTGGACATGTGGAGCTAACCGGATTGGTAACGGCGGATGGGTCTTCCTGTAAAGTATACAGCCAGGTCCTCGGAGCATCCGCCACCAGTGGGACGATCACCCTCCCTGCGACTTGCGGGGGCTACCCTGTCGTTTCAAATGGAACATCTTCCGGACCAGATCCGGCAGTGATCCAAGTCACTGTTTGGGGTGTGAACGACGAACAGACACAGGTCCAATATCATTTCAGGTAA